In Acidobacteriota bacterium, the following proteins share a genomic window:
- the ppk1 gene encoding polyphosphate kinase 1, protein MAADVTRLETRRRPPRNGDGARRKPASAQAARAAAVIAPPSDWRDLDPGNLKNPALFINRELSWLEFNQRVLAQALDPCHPLLERVKFLSIVATNLDEFFMVRVATILKKYRARMEDVSPDGQNTEHQLLAVRRRVRQMVDDMTACWTGSLRPQLAAERIAVLEPGEYTPAITAYLTQYFKTDIYPVLTPLAFDPGHPFPYISNLSMNLAVVVRHGGRTKFARVKMPDMLPRFVPLPEHLAVEPGHTFVWLEDVIRANIQELFPGTRVEGAYLFRVLRDTDMVIQEDEADDLLESVDRSLKQLRYGALSLLEVDARMPQRVLNILIENFEVDDDVVMRASDRMGFGDWMELTRIHRPRLKDTPFSPRTLWAADEIDSVFEQTRYQDHLVHHPFDSFTSVETFLRAAVKDPQVVAIKLTLYRIGQNSPLVDLLIEAAEEGKQVAVLVELKARFDERNNIIWANRLEAAGIHVVYGLVNLKTHCKLCLVVRKEPDGIRRYAHVGTGNYNRVTSQVYTDLGLFTASPGIIDDISEVFNYLTGYSAQKDYRELLVAPVGLRAGFKALVEREAGHARAGRPARIVIKNNAVADTGVIRALYAASQAGVPIDMIVRGVCCLRPGIPGISETIRVRSIVGRFLEHSRIYYFLNGGDEEIYFGSADLMERNLDRRVEVLCPVHDADIRQHLRDVVLQALLDDTHRAMELRTDGTYVACLPGGGEAPLNAQEALLSHYTSQTRPE, encoded by the coding sequence ATGGCTGCCGATGTGACCCGTCTCGAGACTCGACGAAGACCCCCCAGGAACGGCGACGGGGCTCGCAGGAAGCCCGCCAGCGCGCAGGCGGCCCGGGCGGCCGCCGTCATCGCCCCGCCCTCCGACTGGCGCGACCTCGATCCTGGCAACCTCAAGAACCCCGCGCTCTTCATCAACCGGGAGCTGAGCTGGCTCGAGTTCAACCAGCGCGTGCTGGCGCAGGCGCTGGATCCCTGTCACCCGCTGCTCGAGCGTGTGAAGTTCCTTTCGATCGTCGCGACGAACCTCGACGAGTTCTTCATGGTGCGCGTGGCGACGATTCTCAAGAAGTACCGGGCGCGCATGGAGGACGTCTCTCCGGACGGACAGAACACCGAGCACCAGCTCCTGGCGGTGCGCCGGCGCGTCCGGCAGATGGTCGACGACATGACCGCCTGCTGGACGGGGTCGCTCCGCCCGCAGCTCGCCGCCGAGCGGATCGCCGTGCTCGAACCCGGCGAGTACACGCCGGCCATCACGGCGTACCTCACGCAGTACTTCAAGACCGACATCTACCCCGTGCTCACGCCGCTCGCGTTCGACCCGGGGCACCCGTTCCCGTACATCTCGAACCTGAGCATGAACCTGGCGGTCGTGGTGCGCCACGGTGGCCGGACGAAGTTCGCGCGCGTGAAGATGCCCGACATGCTGCCGCGCTTCGTGCCGCTGCCCGAGCACCTCGCGGTCGAACCGGGCCACACCTTCGTCTGGCTCGAGGACGTGATCCGCGCGAACATCCAGGAGCTGTTCCCGGGCACGCGGGTCGAGGGGGCGTACCTGTTCCGGGTGTTGCGCGACACCGACATGGTCATCCAGGAGGACGAGGCCGACGATCTCCTCGAGTCGGTCGATCGCAGCCTCAAGCAGCTGCGGTACGGCGCCCTGTCGCTGCTCGAGGTCGACGCCAGGATGCCGCAGCGGGTGCTGAACATCCTCATCGAGAACTTCGAGGTCGACGACGACGTGGTGATGCGGGCGAGCGACCGGATGGGGTTCGGCGACTGGATGGAGCTGACCCGGATTCACCGACCCCGCCTCAAGGACACGCCGTTCTCGCCGCGCACGCTCTGGGCTGCCGACGAGATCGACAGCGTGTTCGAACAGACCCGCTACCAGGATCACCTGGTGCATCATCCGTTCGACTCGTTCACGTCGGTCGAGACGTTCCTCCGGGCTGCCGTGAAGGACCCCCAGGTCGTCGCCATCAAGTTGACGCTCTACCGGATCGGCCAGAACTCGCCGCTCGTCGACCTGCTGATCGAGGCCGCCGAGGAGGGCAAGCAGGTGGCGGTGCTCGTCGAGCTGAAGGCGCGGTTCGACGAACGGAACAACATCATCTGGGCGAACCGGCTCGAGGCGGCCGGCATCCACGTGGTGTACGGCCTCGTCAACCTGAAGACCCACTGCAAGCTGTGCCTGGTGGTGCGGAAGGAGCCCGACGGGATCCGGCGGTACGCCCATGTCGGCACGGGCAACTACAACCGCGTCACCTCGCAGGTCTACACCGACCTCGGGCTCTTCACCGCGAGCCCCGGCATCATCGACGACATCAGCGAGGTCTTCAACTACCTGACGGGGTACTCGGCGCAGAAGGATTACCGGGAGCTGCTCGTCGCCCCGGTCGGCCTCCGGGCGGGTTTCAAGGCGCTCGTCGAACGCGAGGCCGGGCACGCCCGGGCCGGGCGCCCGGCCCGGATCGTCATCAAGAACAACGCCGTGGCCGACACGGGTGTGATTCGCGCCCTGTACGCCGCGTCGCAGGCGGGCGTGCCGATCGACATGATCGTGCGGGGGGTGTGCTGTCTGCGGCCCGGCATCCCGGGGATCAGCGAGACGATCCGGGTCCGCTCGATCGTCGGGCGGTTCCTGGAGCACTCGCGCATCTACTACTTCCTCAACGGCGGCGACGAGGAGATCTACTTCGGCAGCGCCGACCTGATGGAGCGCAATCTCGACCGGCGCGTCGAGGTGCTGTGCCCCGTGCACGACGCGGACATCAGGCAGCACCTGCGCGACGTGGTGCTGCAGGCCCTGCTCGACGACACCCATCGCGCCATGGAACTGCGGACTGACGGGACCTACGTGGCCTGCCTGCCGGGCGGCGGCGAGGCCCCGCTCAACGCGCAGGAGGCGCTGCTCTCGCACTACACGAGTCAGACGCGACCCGAATGA
- a CDS encoding peptidylprolyl isomerase, whose protein sequence is MTPHVASSFIAGALLFAAGADLALAQARRAAPPPQAPFETSRSVGEMSGKQAVVATSLGEFVIDLLPDAAPNHVGYFMKLAEEGAYDGTTFHRAVRYGIIQGGDPLSRDPDRSAQYGTGGLGVLRREVSDEPTTRGAVAAVLQPGKPDSGGAQFFVCVTDQPALAGHYTVFGRVAEGLEVVERLSAAGTDADGRVVERLVIERVTIRDRPPDPFSTETDAELGAMQAVLETSLGEVGIEFFVDLAPRHVRHFLRLAALGVYEGVAFHRVVPGFVAQTGSIGHRREPLTARQQGFVTTLAPEFSDTPHARGIVSMARGDDPASASTSFFICLGAAASLDGKYTVFGRVVSGLEVVEAIERVPVDGETPVERVEIMRVRIERRPTSPPGWP, encoded by the coding sequence ATGACTCCACACGTGGCGTCGTCGTTCATCGCGGGCGCGCTGCTGTTCGCCGCGGGCGCCGATCTGGCCCTCGCTCAGGCGCGTCGCGCCGCGCCTCCGCCCCAGGCGCCCTTCGAGACGTCGAGGTCGGTCGGGGAGATGTCCGGCAAACAGGCCGTCGTGGCGACGAGCCTCGGCGAGTTCGTGATCGACCTGCTGCCCGACGCCGCGCCGAATCACGTGGGCTACTTCATGAAGCTGGCGGAGGAGGGGGCGTACGACGGCACCACGTTCCACCGGGCCGTCCGCTACGGCATCATCCAGGGAGGCGACCCGCTCTCCCGGGACCCGGACCGCAGCGCGCAGTACGGCACCGGCGGACTGGGCGTCCTGCGCCGGGAGGTGAGCGACGAGCCGACGACGCGTGGCGCCGTCGCGGCGGTCCTCCAGCCGGGCAAGCCGGACAGCGGCGGCGCGCAGTTCTTCGTGTGCGTCACCGACCAGCCGGCGCTCGCCGGGCACTACACGGTCTTCGGGCGTGTCGCCGAGGGCCTGGAGGTCGTCGAACGGCTCTCGGCGGCCGGGACCGATGCCGACGGGCGGGTCGTCGAGCGTCTCGTCATCGAGCGCGTCACGATCCGCGACCGGCCGCCCGACCCCTTCTCGACGGAGACCGACGCGGAGCTCGGCGCGATGCAAGCCGTGCTCGAGACGTCGCTCGGCGAGGTGGGCATCGAGTTCTTCGTGGATCTCGCGCCGCGCCACGTGCGCCACTTCCTGAGGCTCGCGGCGCTCGGCGTCTACGAGGGCGTGGCGTTCCACCGGGTGGTGCCCGGGTTCGTCGCGCAGACCGGGTCGATCGGCCACCGCCGTGAGCCGCTGACCGCCCGTCAGCAGGGGTTCGTCACGACGCTCGCGCCGGAGTTCAGCGACACGCCGCACGCGAGGGGGATCGTGTCGATGGCTCGTGGCGACGATCCGGCCAGCGCGTCGACGTCGTTCTTCATCTGCCTGGGGGCGGCCGCGTCGCTCGACGGCAAGTACACCGTTTTCGGGCGGGTCGTCTCGGGTCTCGAGGTCGTCGAGGCGATCGAGAGGGTGCCAGTGGACGGCGAGACGCCGGTCGAACGCGTCGAGATCATGCGCGTCCGCATCGAGCGCCGCCCCACATCCCCGCCCGGGTGGCCGTGA
- a CDS encoding ABC transporter ATP-binding protein/permease, whose protein sequence is MLVNRLSGLVLPATSKFLVDDVIGRQQHQWLVPLAVVVGGATVVQAATSFALSQVLGVAAQRAITEMRRDVQRHVSRLPVRYFDTTQSGVLISRVMTDAEGVRNLVGTGLVQLSGGLVTATLALGVLLYLNWQLTAVTIVVLGVFGGGMAVAFRRLRPLFRERGKINAEVTGRLSQSLGGIRVVKAYTAERREQLVFTHGVHRLFRNVAQSITGVSAIAALSTVIVGVIGVIMIVVGGGAILEGTMTLGDFVMYIFFTGLVAAPIVQIASIGTQITEAFAGLDRIREIRQVEREDAGDVALDRLDRLDGDVRFEGVGFEYTAGRPVLHDVSFHAPPGSTTALVGSSGSGKSTLISLIMAFNRPQSGRILVDGRDLATIPLADYRGHLGVVLQDNFLFDGTIAENIRFARPHATADEVREVSRIAHCEEFIEAFPDKYETVVGERGVRLSGGQRQRVAIARAILADPRLLILDEATSSLDSESEAKIQDGLRALRRGRTTFVIAHRLSTIRSADQILVLEGGRVVERGTHDALLAAAGRYRELYDQQYRWERERFINPGEDFSEPGEPVPAPPPSATERL, encoded by the coding sequence ATGCTCGTCAATCGCCTGTCGGGCCTCGTGCTGCCGGCGACGTCGAAGTTCCTGGTCGACGACGTGATCGGTCGGCAGCAGCACCAGTGGCTCGTTCCGCTGGCGGTCGTCGTGGGCGGGGCGACCGTGGTGCAGGCGGCGACGTCGTTTGCCCTGTCGCAGGTGCTGGGCGTGGCGGCGCAGCGGGCGATCACCGAGATGCGCCGTGACGTGCAGCGGCACGTTTCGCGGCTGCCGGTCCGCTACTTCGACACCACCCAGAGCGGCGTGTTGATCTCGCGCGTGATGACCGACGCGGAGGGCGTCCGCAACCTCGTCGGGACCGGCCTCGTGCAGCTCTCCGGCGGCCTCGTGACCGCCACGCTGGCGCTCGGCGTGCTGCTCTACCTGAACTGGCAGCTCACGGCGGTCACGATCGTCGTGCTCGGGGTGTTCGGCGGCGGCATGGCGGTGGCCTTCCGGCGGCTGCGGCCGCTGTTCCGCGAACGCGGGAAGATCAACGCCGAAGTGACGGGCCGGCTCTCGCAGTCGCTGGGCGGCATCCGTGTCGTCAAGGCCTATACGGCCGAGCGCCGCGAGCAACTGGTGTTCACCCACGGCGTGCATCGCCTGTTCCGCAACGTCGCGCAGTCGATTACCGGCGTGTCGGCGATCGCCGCGCTCTCGACCGTCATCGTCGGGGTCATCGGGGTGATCATGATCGTCGTCGGCGGCGGCGCCATCCTCGAAGGGACGATGACGCTCGGCGACTTCGTGATGTACATCTTCTTCACCGGGCTCGTGGCCGCGCCGATCGTCCAGATCGCCTCGATCGGGACGCAGATCACCGAGGCCTTTGCGGGCCTCGATCGCATCCGGGAGATCCGGCAGGTCGAGCGCGAGGACGCCGGCGACGTCGCCCTCGACCGCCTCGACCGGCTCGACGGCGACGTGCGCTTCGAGGGCGTGGGCTTCGAGTACACCGCCGGGCGTCCGGTGCTCCACGACGTCTCGTTCCACGCACCGCCGGGATCGACGACGGCGCTCGTCGGCTCGAGCGGATCGGGGAAGAGCACGCTCATCAGCCTGATCATGGCGTTCAACCGGCCGCAGTCGGGACGCATTCTCGTCGACGGCCGCGACCTCGCCACGATCCCGCTCGCCGACTACCGCGGGCACCTCGGCGTGGTCCTGCAGGACAACTTCCTCTTCGACGGCACCATCGCCGAGAACATCCGCTTCGCGCGGCCGCACGCCACGGCAGACGAGGTGCGCGAGGTCAGCCGCATCGCCCACTGCGAGGAATTCATCGAGGCCTTTCCCGACAAGTACGAGACGGTGGTGGGTGAGCGCGGGGTCCGCCTCTCTGGCGGGCAGCGGCAGCGCGTGGCGATCGCGCGGGCCATCCTCGCCGATCCGCGCCTGCTGATTCTCGACGAGGCGACGTCGAGCCTCGACAGCGAGAGCGAGGCCAAGATCCAGGACGGCCTGCGCGCCCTGCGCCGCGGCCGGACCACGTTCGTCATCGCGCACCGGCTGTCGACCATCAGGAGCGCGGATCAGATTCTCGTGCTCGAAGGCGGGCGCGTGGTCGAGCGGGGCACGCACGACGCGCTGCTGGCTGCGGCCGGGAGGTACCGGGAGCTGTACGATCAGCAGTATCGGTGGGAGCGCGAGCGGTTCATCAACCCGGGCGAGGACTTCTCCGAGCCCGGCGAGCCCGTGCCGGCCCCGCCGCCCTCGGCCACCGAGCGGCTGTGA
- a CDS encoding RNA-binding protein, giving the protein MPVRLFVGNLPYDATEAELRAHFGAVGPLSHVFLPTDRETGRPRGFAFVEFADPAMATAAVAQLNNQPFRGRTLSVSEARAREGGPGGGGPRAPGGPPRDWSPRPPGPRPLGGPPVGPAPAGERPTRNFGPDAPRRGKAKPVKHRRDEGPRGPIPVRGGGRIYDVDDYGEAEEAIEIDEPSLAPDDEER; this is encoded by the coding sequence ATGCCGGTCCGTCTATTCGTCGGGAATCTGCCATACGACGCCACTGAAGCCGAGCTTCGCGCGCACTTCGGCGCGGTCGGTCCGCTGTCGCACGTGTTCCTCCCCACCGATCGCGAAACCGGTCGGCCACGGGGGTTCGCGTTCGTCGAGTTCGCGGATCCCGCGATGGCCACGGCCGCCGTGGCACAACTGAACAACCAGCCGTTTCGCGGGCGGACGCTGTCCGTCAGTGAGGCGCGCGCGCGCGAGGGCGGGCCCGGTGGCGGCGGTCCCCGGGCACCGGGCGGACCGCCCCGCGACTGGAGCCCGCGTCCCCCCGGACCGAGACCGCTCGGCGGGCCGCCGGTCGGGCCGGCGCCGGCTGGCGAGCGTCCCACTCGCAACTTCGGTCCCGACGCGCCGCGACGCGGAAAGGCCAAGCCCGTGAAGCACCGCCGTGACGAGGGCCCGCGCGGCCCGATCCCCGTGCGGGGCGGCGGGCGCATCTACGACGTGGACGACTACGGCGAGGCCGAAGAGGCCATCGAGATCGACGAGCCGTCGCTCGCTCCCGACGACGAGGAACGGTGA
- the dinB gene encoding DNA polymerase IV — MDAFYASVEQRDAPGLRGQPVVVGGDPGGRGVVCAASYEARAYGVRSAMSMRRALALCPHAAVVRPDFGRYREVSARVFALFREVTPLVEPLSLDEAYLDVTDNAWGEPLATVVARRLKAEIRARVALTASAGVAPNKFLAKIASGWQKPDGLTVIAPERVEAFLRRLPVDALWGVGPVTARKLRALGITKLVDVRTADPTRLRLALGSQTDWIRQLAQGHDPRPVQPDRPRKSVGAERTFANDLVERADLERRVDLLAAQTASWLARHALRARTVTVKVRYGDFTTVTRSASLRAPTDDGTQVAALARELLHRTEAGRRPVRLVGVSLHKLVDARGLDTAGGDQALDWLPFADDLEPSPGVPPAG; from the coding sequence ATGGACGCGTTCTATGCGTCGGTCGAGCAGCGCGATGCGCCAGGCTTGCGCGGCCAGCCGGTCGTGGTGGGCGGCGACCCAGGGGGCCGGGGTGTCGTCTGCGCCGCAAGCTACGAGGCGCGTGCGTACGGCGTGAGGTCGGCCATGTCGATGCGGCGGGCGCTGGCGCTCTGCCCGCACGCCGCCGTGGTGCGCCCGGACTTCGGCCGGTACCGCGAGGTGTCCGCCCGGGTGTTCGCGCTCTTCCGGGAAGTCACGCCGCTTGTCGAACCGCTCTCGCTCGACGAAGCGTACCTCGACGTCACCGACAACGCGTGGGGTGAGCCCCTCGCCACCGTCGTCGCGAGAAGGCTCAAGGCGGAGATCCGCGCCCGCGTGGCGCTGACCGCCTCGGCGGGCGTCGCGCCCAACAAGTTCCTCGCGAAGATCGCGTCGGGGTGGCAGAAGCCCGACGGGCTGACCGTGATCGCCCCGGAGCGAGTCGAGGCGTTCCTGCGGAGGCTGCCCGTCGACGCCCTGTGGGGCGTCGGCCCCGTGACCGCCCGGAAGCTGCGGGCGCTCGGCATCACGAAGCTCGTCGACGTCCGGACGGCCGATCCGACCAGGCTCCGCCTCGCGCTTGGCAGCCAGACCGATTGGATTCGGCAGCTGGCCCAGGGCCACGACCCGCGTCCGGTGCAGCCCGACCGGCCACGCAAGTCGGTCGGTGCCGAGCGCACGTTCGCCAACGACCTCGTCGAGCGGGCCGACCTCGAGCGGCGTGTCGACCTGCTCGCCGCGCAGACGGCCTCCTGGCTCGCCCGCCATGCCCTGCGCGCGCGGACGGTGACGGTCAAGGTGCGGTACGGGGACTTCACGACCGTCACGCGCAGCGCCTCGCTGCGCGCACCAACCGACGACGGCACGCAGGTGGCGGCGCTGGCGCGCGAGCTGCTGCACCGGACCGAAGCGGGCCGCCGACCCGTCCGGCTCGTGGGCGTCAGCCTCCACAAGCTCGTCGACGCCCGCGGCCTCGACACGGCCGGCGGCGACCAGGCGCTCGACTGGCTTCCCTTCGCTGACGACCTCGAGCCATCACCCGGTGTCCCCCCGGCGGGTTGA
- a CDS encoding retroviral-like aspartic protease family protein, with protein MRTSLRRVFVVGLVIVASGSAGLQASPTIPIEVVGDRFVVVQVSVNGHAPDRFLLDTGSTISVVDRATARRLGLEVVGSRRAVTHTDARDVPLVGPVSLALGPLEVDNLSIFVLDVPVLEPGSCRVNGVLGQDVLARISYLLDYRNRRLELDVHGRLASELVGTRVALQVTRGFPTVRTEAVTRVDDEAVPLDLALDSGAASLMVFEGDRLRDERLAPDRERRAVVVRSMHGSRYALQSEVRALVVGTERLAEVPLTLIPRPREWRDRPAVGLLPTSLFDAIFVDNRERVVIFNPVGGGALMTDTTDVPPLP; from the coding sequence ATGCGCACGTCGCTTCGCCGGGTGTTCGTGGTCGGCCTCGTCATCGTCGCGAGCGGGTCCGCCGGGCTCCAGGCGTCTCCCACCATCCCGATCGAGGTCGTCGGCGACCGGTTCGTCGTCGTGCAGGTCAGTGTCAACGGCCACGCCCCGGACCGCTTCCTCCTCGACACCGGCAGCACGATCTCCGTCGTCGACCGCGCCACCGCACGGCGCCTTGGGCTCGAGGTCGTCGGGTCGCGGCGCGCGGTCACGCACACCGACGCGCGTGACGTCCCGCTCGTCGGTCCGGTGTCGCTGGCGCTCGGGCCGCTCGAGGTCGACAACCTGAGCATCTTCGTCCTGGACGTCCCGGTCCTCGAGCCCGGTTCGTGCCGGGTGAACGGCGTACTCGGGCAGGACGTGCTGGCGCGGATCAGCTATCTGCTCGATTACAGGAACCGGCGGCTCGAGCTCGACGTGCATGGCCGCCTCGCCTCCGAACTGGTCGGGACGCGCGTCGCGCTCCAGGTGACGCGCGGGTTTCCCACCGTCCGTACGGAGGCGGTGACCCGCGTCGACGACGAGGCCGTCCCGCTCGACCTCGCGCTCGATTCCGGTGCGGCGTCGCTCATGGTCTTCGAAGGCGACCGCCTGCGCGACGAGCGCCTCGCCCCGGACCGCGAGCGGCGGGCGGTCGTGGTCCGGTCGATGCACGGCTCGCGGTACGCCCTGCAGAGCGAGGTGCGGGCGCTCGTGGTCGGCACCGAGCGGCTGGCCGAGGTCCCGCTCACGTTGATCCCCCGCCCGCGGGAGTGGCGCGATCGGCCGGCGGTTGGCCTGCTGCCGACGTCGCTCTTCGATGCGATCTTCGTCGACAACCGGGAGCGGGTCGTCATCTTCAATCCGGTCGGTGGAGGAGCGCTGATGACCGACACCACCGACGTCCCCCCGCTGCCCTGA
- a CDS encoding DUF533 domain-containing protein, with translation MTIERLLGSVIEGALTGRRKRSRKTLRYLTGGRGSFLNASTLLAVAGVAWGLYETSRRSGGAPVATGVGALPATPGGVGSGASAGPVGPPPVPGAASPPEPPPPLVQAVGHAGPPVGVPTAVERVIRLTVSAARADGILSDAERAAIVEHARAVGAEAIVDDELSRPTPLARIVAGVDQLRLREELYTLAFALVRADETVSGAERIYLAQLAHALGLDAEATTRLEAAASGRLVGEDEDGE, from the coding sequence GTGACCATCGAACGTCTGCTCGGGTCGGTCATCGAAGGTGCCCTCACGGGGCGGCGGAAGCGCAGCCGGAAGACCCTCCGCTACCTCACCGGGGGTCGAGGCTCGTTCCTGAACGCCAGCACCCTGCTGGCCGTGGCCGGTGTGGCGTGGGGACTTTACGAGACATCGCGTCGTTCGGGGGGCGCGCCGGTGGCCACCGGGGTGGGCGCGCTGCCGGCCACGCCGGGCGGGGTGGGTTCCGGGGCGTCAGCCGGACCCGTGGGGCCCCCGCCTGTCCCCGGGGCCGCTTCGCCGCCCGAACCACCTCCGCCGCTCGTCCAGGCCGTGGGGCATGCCGGCCCGCCGGTCGGCGTGCCCACCGCCGTCGAGCGGGTGATTCGGCTCACGGTGTCGGCGGCCAGGGCCGACGGGATCCTGTCGGACGCGGAACGTGCGGCCATCGTCGAGCACGCCCGCGCCGTGGGAGCCGAGGCGATCGTCGACGACGAACTGTCGCGGCCGACGCCGCTCGCGCGTATCGTGGCGGGGGTCGACCAGCTTCGCCTGCGCGAGGAGCTGTACACGCTCGCGTTCGCGCTCGTGCGCGCCGACGAGACGGTGAGCGGTGCGGAGCGCATCTACCTGGCGCAGCTCGCGCACGCGCTCGGCCTCGACGCCGAGGCGACCACCCGGCTCGAGGCCGCGGCGTCGGGTCGCCTCGTGGGTGAGGACGAGGACGGGGAGTAG
- a CDS encoding TIGR00266 family protein, with translation MAIGGHQVGPVTEDEIVSNIRNGSIDQSTLVFTTGMVNWTPLHDVPHLSAFARPPGTAAAASVPRVPGRQAHEIDFAIHGTEMQFVEIELDPGEAAVAEAGAFMYMTPGVEMETVFGDGSAHQQGGVIGALMGAGKRLLTGESLFMTVFMNAARGRERVAFAAPYAGKILPMDLAALGGELICQKDAFLCAARGVSIGIAFQKKIGVGLFGGEGFIMQRLKGDGLCFVHAGGTVHPLELGPGQTLRVDTGCLVALQPSVSYDIQFVGKVKTALFGGEGIFFATLTGPGRVWLQSLPLSRLADRIYKAAPQTGGKRVGEGSVLDRAFGLGDLIDGR, from the coding sequence ATGGCCATCGGGGGTCACCAGGTGGGCCCCGTGACCGAGGACGAAATCGTCTCGAACATCCGCAACGGCAGCATCGACCAGTCGACGCTCGTCTTCACGACGGGCATGGTCAACTGGACGCCGCTCCACGACGTGCCGCACCTCTCCGCCTTCGCGCGGCCTCCGGGCACGGCGGCGGCCGCCAGCGTGCCGCGCGTGCCCGGCCGTCAGGCGCACGAGATCGACTTCGCGATTCACGGGACCGAGATGCAGTTTGTCGAGATCGAGCTCGATCCGGGCGAAGCGGCGGTGGCCGAGGCCGGGGCGTTCATGTACATGACGCCCGGCGTCGAGATGGAGACGGTCTTCGGTGACGGCAGCGCGCACCAGCAGGGCGGCGTGATTGGCGCACTGATGGGGGCGGGCAAGCGCCTGCTGACCGGCGAGAGCCTGTTCATGACCGTCTTCATGAACGCCGCGCGGGGCAGGGAGCGCGTGGCGTTTGCGGCGCCGTACGCGGGCAAGATCCTGCCGATGGACCTTGCGGCGCTCGGCGGCGAGCTGATCTGCCAGAAGGACGCGTTCCTGTGCGCCGCGCGTGGCGTGTCGATCGGCATCGCGTTCCAGAAGAAGATCGGCGTGGGGCTGTTCGGAGGCGAGGGATTCATCATGCAGCGCCTCAAGGGCGACGGGCTGTGCTTCGTGCACGCCGGCGGCACGGTGCATCCGCTCGAGCTCGGCCCCGGCCAGACGCTGCGCGTCGACACCGGGTGCCTCGTGGCCCTGCAGCCCTCGGTGAGTTACGATATACAGTTCGTCGGGAAGGTGAAGACCGCGCTGTTCGGGGGCGAGGGCATTTTCTTCGCCACGCTCACGGGGCCAGGTCGGGTCTGGCTGCAGTCGCTTCCGCTCAGCCGCCTGGCCGATCGCATCTACAAGGCCGCGCCGCAGACCGGGGGGAAACGCGTCGGCGAGGGGTCGGTGCTCGATCGGGCGTTCGGGCTCGGCGATCTCATCGACGGACGCTGA